A part of Citrifermentans bremense genomic DNA contains:
- a CDS encoding phospholipase D family protein gives MLEPHSRRLFLESLCPPDGYALDYAVGTTFSLDLLALLSVPLAFTFSDWEDSEGQTTENNLALLESIKRHANRICIFCQAGQISVPKKDQRLFAYLEQSVFEVTAKKKFGVFHPKTWLLRFTSKLDPTIRYRFICLSRNLTYDRSWDTVLVMDGALQDRRNAYSKNHPLGDFFKALPGLASLTGRSVPAAVQSKIDTLEEEVRKVAFDFPTALDDRNNPVAFEEYQFWPLGLNARPDWPFDGGDNELVRRRMLIISPFLSDGVLRRITRKRNNCILLSRSDEAVQIPKEVCSQFESLYTLAPDALPQDLDTDQEGKDALSGLHAKLFLMDDGYKARLWTGSANATNAAFPDPAKREDREKGNVEFMVELTGPRRVFGIEQLMSKKAGTTSFSDLLEPFTPPDHPPEVDRDLKSIENDLDTARRLFACRVLRAVVSAGPVDGSYSTRLVASTPLTALNGINAICWPVTFPEHLATGCSMQAGELAVFGGMTLDAITAFFAFELVLERAGKKAKTRFVVKADLEGVPETRFSSLLRSLLNNKNKVLQMLLMLLADQDAPASQGGIHPGQLDVDGASSGAAAIPLLESLLGALDRDPAKLGRINDLVADLMATDEGAELLPDGFNDIWPAIWAARGELQ, from the coding sequence ATGCTTGAGCCACATAGTCGGCGCCTTTTCCTTGAGTCCCTGTGCCCGCCCGATGGCTATGCACTTGATTATGCAGTGGGGACGACCTTCTCACTCGACCTTCTTGCCCTATTATCTGTTCCCTTGGCATTTACCTTCTCCGACTGGGAGGACAGTGAAGGGCAAACCACAGAAAACAATCTGGCCCTGCTGGAATCGATTAAACGCCATGCCAATAGGATTTGCATTTTTTGCCAGGCCGGCCAGATCTCCGTGCCCAAAAAAGATCAGCGGCTATTTGCCTATCTCGAGCAGTCGGTGTTTGAGGTAACCGCTAAAAAGAAGTTCGGGGTATTTCATCCTAAGACTTGGTTGTTGCGCTTTACCTCAAAGCTTGACCCTACCATTCGGTACCGGTTTATCTGCCTTAGCCGCAACCTCACCTATGACCGCTCATGGGACACCGTCCTCGTAATGGACGGTGCTTTACAAGACCGCAGAAATGCCTATTCTAAAAATCACCCTCTGGGCGATTTCTTCAAGGCATTGCCCGGTTTAGCGTCACTGACAGGGCGCTCTGTCCCCGCAGCTGTTCAATCGAAAATAGATACTTTAGAGGAAGAGGTGCGCAAAGTTGCCTTCGATTTTCCTACCGCCCTGGACGACAGAAATAACCCAGTAGCTTTTGAGGAATATCAGTTTTGGCCTCTGGGCTTGAATGCGCGCCCTGACTGGCCATTTGATGGGGGGGACAATGAACTGGTTCGCCGTCGCATGCTGATCATTTCGCCATTTCTGAGTGACGGGGTGCTGCGGCGCATAACCAGAAAAAGGAATAACTGCATACTTTTAAGCCGGTCGGATGAAGCAGTACAGATCCCGAAGGAGGTCTGCAGCCAATTTGAGTCGCTTTATACCTTGGCACCGGATGCCTTGCCCCAGGATCTGGACACTGACCAAGAAGGAAAAGATGCGCTTTCCGGTCTCCATGCCAAGCTTTTCCTGATGGATGATGGATATAAGGCCCGGTTGTGGACCGGATCTGCTAACGCTACAAATGCGGCTTTCCCGGATCCTGCAAAAAGGGAGGATAGGGAAAAGGGGAATGTAGAATTCATGGTGGAATTAACTGGGCCTCGCAGAGTGTTCGGCATTGAGCAACTCATGAGTAAAAAGGCAGGGACTACTTCATTCTCAGACTTGCTGGAACCTTTCACTCCTCCCGATCACCCCCCGGAGGTGGACAGGGACCTGAAAAGTATTGAGAATGACCTGGACACCGCCCGGCGTTTATTCGCATGTCGTGTTTTGCGCGCTGTCGTTTCCGCTGGGCCAGTTGATGGTAGCTATTCGACCCGGTTAGTTGCCAGTACACCTTTGACTGCTTTGAACGGTATTAACGCGATCTGCTGGCCGGTTACTTTCCCAGAGCATCTTGCGACTGGCTGTTCGATGCAAGCCGGAGAGTTGGCCGTGTTCGGTGGGATGACTTTGGACGCCATTACAGCGTTTTTTGCCTTCGAATTGGTACTGGAAAGAGCAGGCAAAAAGGCGAAAACCCGGTTCGTCGTCAAGGCTGACCTAGAAGGTGTTCCAGAAACCCGGTTCTCATCCCTGCTCCGTTCCCTTCTTAATAACAAAAACAAGGTGCTTCAAATGCTTCTCATGCTGTTGGCGGACCAGGATGCACCCGCTTCTCAGGGAGGAATCCACCCCGGACAGCTTGATGTAGATGGTGCATCAAGTGGTGCGGCGGCCATTCCCCTGCTTGAGTCATTACTTGGGGCGCTCGACCGGGATCCGGCGAAGTTGGGCCGGATTAATGACTTGGTTGCCGATCTTATGGCGACCGATGAGGGGGCTGAATTGCTTCCCGATGGTTTCAACGACATCTGGCCGGCCATCTGGGCCGCTCGGGGAGAATTGCAATGA
- a CDS encoding DUF6361 family protein: MSSSFSWLDYSEAERRKALEVADSFKNRDTRDELGIGTVRDAFANLLFPGTTTIQTRAKYFLLIPWVYLGLEQRFRRRPPASREDVAKAARREEIALIDILKNSDDPDGTIGVEARENLKRLPSNVYWYGMGAWGIRKVDVSQDQYHKFLVKYGSPAPLRRGADDVDDLGAAYNWHPELLSLKPSSYPQKLSFVLSDDESEFLKDRIKGIKGRNASLLAVLADSEEAWEPLQFAWEHESAVNGTLPPEVKRALSHARNFSEVMYGASLLYNLMLARRFFKTFSALEDKIDFYEAEVAKWGGMITARKDAYVTWDRQQFWQIVSGQNPAIPNRTRSFIDAWLDLALTGKDPGVTATSENAQALVLNRERSHKPTGMARLVNENALRQWSGAAGASQLDFRWGVSQRLLTDILSPGQVQGSPAPSEVKNA; this comes from the coding sequence ATGAGTTCAAGTTTTTCATGGCTGGATTATTCAGAAGCTGAGCGCCGTAAGGCTTTAGAAGTTGCCGACTCCTTTAAAAACCGTGACACGCGTGATGAGCTTGGTATCGGAACAGTGCGGGATGCCTTTGCCAATCTTCTGTTCCCCGGTACTACCACGATCCAGACCCGGGCCAAGTATTTTCTCCTTATCCCTTGGGTTTACCTGGGATTGGAGCAACGGTTCCGCAGGCGCCCCCCCGCATCAAGGGAAGATGTGGCCAAGGCTGCTCGCAGGGAAGAAATAGCACTTATCGATATTCTTAAAAACTCTGATGACCCCGATGGCACTATCGGTGTTGAGGCACGCGAAAACCTTAAACGCCTCCCCAGTAACGTGTACTGGTACGGAATGGGGGCTTGGGGAATAAGAAAAGTTGACGTCTCCCAGGACCAGTACCACAAGTTTTTGGTCAAATATGGTTCCCCTGCTCCTTTGCGGCGAGGTGCTGATGACGTCGACGACTTAGGCGCGGCATACAACTGGCACCCTGAGCTACTCTCCCTGAAGCCCTCGAGCTATCCTCAGAAATTGTCTTTTGTGCTCTCTGACGACGAGTCCGAATTTCTAAAAGATCGGATCAAAGGAATAAAGGGGCGCAATGCGAGTTTGCTGGCTGTTCTCGCCGACTCGGAAGAGGCCTGGGAACCTTTACAATTTGCCTGGGAGCACGAGTCGGCAGTAAATGGCACTCTCCCTCCGGAGGTGAAACGTGCCCTCTCCCATGCCCGCAACTTTTCTGAAGTTATGTACGGTGCTTCTTTACTCTACAACCTGATGCTCGCCAGGCGGTTCTTTAAAACTTTCTCGGCACTGGAAGATAAAATCGATTTTTATGAAGCCGAGGTAGCCAAATGGGGAGGCATGATAACTGCGCGCAAGGATGCTTATGTCACCTGGGATCGACAACAGTTCTGGCAGATAGTCTCTGGCCAGAACCCAGCGATTCCCAACCGTACAAGGTCTTTCATAGATGCGTGGCTGGATCTTGCCCTCACCGGTAAGGATCCTGGGGTTACCGCAACAAGTGAGAATGCCCAAGCCCTGGTTTTGAACCGGGAGCGCAGCCACAAGCCGACCGGCATGGCGCGCCTTGTCAACGAAAATGCCTTGAGGCAGTGGAGCGGAGCTGCCGGTGCTTCACAACTCGACTTCCGTTGGGGAGTTTCCCAGCGACTGCTGACAGATATCCTGTCTCCCGGTCAGGTTCAGGGCAGTCCGGCACCCTCGGAGGTTAAAAATGCTTGA
- a CDS encoding DEAD/DEAH box helicase: MEAKSIQQMMPDAWPVFFHHRKLRPLQEKAIPALVRGESVLLSGPTASGKTEAVVAPLFQRHLSFHRTSLAVVYVAPTRALVNDLYYRLEAYLGARSGGAVRRYTGDHHELASVDGIFLLLTTPEALDSLQLVSPEKFQKIRAVVIDEIHLLHGNPRGQQLRHVINRIEHNILAPTHPKDCFQRIGMTATINDVDGVCQRWLGVGAKRIGTCEQREIELTLLDLDQPEKSVKAHKSAILIAEWLDSSKLKKVIVFGNSRNSTQALAAALHKQLAGTRWPVHWHTGILSKSERERIEASMKSDRFGVCIATSTLEVGIDIGDIDAVVLCDPPFSVGSFLQRIGRGNRKTDKCKVVALFQDKQEKLLLQALYQCGIDGVMDDVHEFDRPSVRFQQVLSFAWRGVSRDKKPLLRRSLASATCEEDHAEVVEDMLDTGVLLEIAGALIPSDQFIDLGEKRLIHSVITGRGCVQIADGITGEALISPGHTPNSSGSLFVGGGFRKLVESSTGEMSLEKTDRGPLLQLPSVRGKRWLSRVVVWAIAGISGADPRIWKYSKHEIMTWGGEYNRLLILLLRRYAGNRNDKLKANEYSIISLFDISEITPLQFLEWTLDLESKQNAPLHEVLPFCEKSQFFQYLSPELQRKEAFNSIPFNGFKNWLNDCESYLSEE; encoded by the coding sequence ATGGAGGCAAAATCGATTCAGCAGATGATGCCGGATGCCTGGCCAGTCTTTTTCCACCATCGTAAATTACGTCCGCTACAAGAAAAAGCTATCCCGGCTCTGGTGAGAGGAGAGTCTGTCTTACTTTCCGGGCCTACGGCATCAGGAAAAACTGAAGCGGTAGTCGCACCGCTCTTTCAAAGACACCTCTCTTTTCACAGGACGTCACTAGCTGTCGTCTATGTCGCTCCCACCAGGGCGCTTGTTAATGATCTGTACTACAGGTTGGAGGCGTACCTCGGGGCGAGATCCGGAGGAGCCGTCCGTCGATATACAGGCGATCATCATGAACTTGCTTCTGTAGACGGTATATTTCTTCTTCTTACGACTCCCGAGGCTCTTGACTCGCTGCAACTCGTCTCGCCAGAAAAATTCCAAAAGATTCGTGCAGTTGTTATCGATGAAATTCACCTTTTGCACGGAAATCCGCGCGGGCAGCAGTTGCGGCATGTAATCAACAGGATTGAACACAACATTCTGGCCCCGACCCATCCGAAAGATTGTTTTCAACGTATCGGAATGACGGCCACAATCAACGATGTGGATGGTGTTTGTCAACGATGGCTGGGAGTAGGGGCGAAAAGGATCGGAACGTGTGAACAGCGTGAAATCGAGCTGACATTGTTGGATCTCGATCAACCAGAAAAAAGCGTGAAAGCGCACAAGTCCGCCATATTGATTGCAGAGTGGCTGGACTCGAGCAAGCTCAAAAAGGTGATTGTATTCGGTAATAGCAGAAACAGCACACAAGCGCTAGCGGCAGCACTCCACAAGCAACTCGCCGGGACCAGATGGCCAGTCCATTGGCATACGGGAATCCTATCGAAAAGCGAGCGAGAGCGAATAGAAGCGTCGATGAAGTCGGACCGGTTTGGAGTTTGTATTGCCACCTCGACTCTTGAAGTAGGAATAGATATTGGCGACATCGATGCAGTTGTCCTTTGTGATCCACCATTTTCCGTCGGGTCATTTCTGCAGCGTATCGGCCGTGGCAATAGAAAGACGGACAAGTGCAAGGTGGTCGCTCTTTTCCAAGACAAGCAGGAAAAGCTTTTGTTGCAGGCCTTGTATCAATGCGGAATAGACGGTGTCATGGATGACGTGCATGAGTTTGACCGGCCTTCCGTCCGTTTCCAGCAGGTTCTGAGCTTTGCTTGGCGAGGCGTTTCACGGGACAAAAAACCTCTTCTTCGCAGGAGCTTGGCCTCTGCGACATGTGAGGAGGATCATGCCGAAGTTGTCGAAGACATGCTTGACACTGGAGTATTACTTGAGATAGCAGGTGCGCTGATCCCCTCTGACCAGTTCATTGATCTGGGCGAAAAAAGGCTTATTCATTCGGTAATTACTGGAAGAGGATGCGTGCAGATAGCAGATGGTATTACTGGCGAAGCCCTAATTTCTCCAGGCCATACCCCAAACTCTTCCGGTAGCTTATTTGTCGGAGGCGGCTTCAGGAAACTTGTGGAGAGTTCTACTGGCGAAATGAGCTTAGAAAAAACTGATAGAGGCCCGCTCCTACAACTTCCTTCAGTCCGAGGCAAGCGGTGGTTGAGCAGGGTGGTCGTATGGGCAATAGCTGGAATTTCTGGAGCGGATCCGCGTATATGGAAGTACTCCAAACATGAAATCATGACCTGGGGGGGAGAATACAATCGCCTTCTGATCTTACTTTTGAGACGATATGCAGGTAATCGCAATGACAAACTCAAAGCAAACGAATATTCGATTATTTCACTTTTTGATATTTCTGAGATTACGCCTCTTCAATTTCTAGAGTGGACTTTGGACTTGGAGTCCAAGCAAAACGCTCCTCTTCACGAGGTTTTGCCTTTTTGCGAAAAGAGTCAATTTTTTCAATATTTAAGTCCAGAACTTCAACGAAAAGAAGCTTTTAACTCCATACCATTCAATGGATTCAAGAATTGGCTTAATGACTGTGAATCCTATCTTAGTGAAGAATAA
- a CDS encoding BREX system ATP-binding domain-containing protein: MSLSQGTLVDHLDFGPGKVVQSLGQKVIVDFFGDEIDCDISELIVLGNQGPKVQLVGLAGDRNRISFRRAFEAVNLGVVPPDNSSLIEMSIGGEAIEREVHDSLVCAQKDGACRVVFGDYGTGKSHYLHIVSTVARRSGWVVSYLEFDPKAVDPAKPHLVYREIMSKLQIPKRDDGTGADGFFGLIGEIRKNWDKVRDLPLFKRSPWFKYGLETLRFFPHNDHPDYISGCNWLAGQNVPVTGPGSIRELARGTTNINPKLLPNMPKVRDTAEIYVFHLAVVNQIAQALGYQGLLIVLDEAEHVRGYSVRRKERANNFFDMLARAAHPPLEDKSEIPILNDHGFELPRYWESGPHFALYIGLTEADTFAHSFLSLRDACAFLHNERDMVLLHPPTPEDYQMWCYSLYERMHRHYPTQMALLEAKENIRKISEVLRQEFESHRENAVMRTWVKLACLIPAVLFADRTRTVEDVVAIVTKAVNELLGGFLPWE; encoded by the coding sequence ATGAGCTTGTCTCAAGGCACTCTCGTCGACCACCTGGATTTTGGCCCGGGAAAAGTCGTCCAATCGTTGGGGCAGAAGGTGATTGTTGATTTTTTTGGGGACGAGATAGACTGCGATATCAGCGAACTCATCGTTTTGGGCAACCAAGGGCCGAAAGTTCAACTGGTCGGTCTTGCGGGGGATCGTAACAGGATTTCCTTTCGCCGGGCATTCGAGGCCGTAAACCTCGGGGTTGTTCCTCCCGACAATTCTTCTCTGATTGAGATGAGTATTGGTGGGGAGGCAATAGAGAGGGAAGTGCACGACTCTCTCGTTTGCGCGCAAAAGGATGGGGCATGCAGGGTGGTTTTCGGCGACTATGGAACCGGGAAATCCCATTATCTCCACATTGTCAGTACCGTTGCACGTCGCAGCGGTTGGGTGGTCTCCTATTTGGAGTTCGATCCAAAGGCGGTCGATCCGGCGAAACCTCATCTCGTGTATCGGGAGATTATGTCTAAGTTGCAAATTCCCAAGCGAGACGATGGTACCGGCGCCGATGGCTTTTTCGGTTTGATCGGAGAAATCAGAAAGAATTGGGACAAAGTGCGGGACTTGCCGCTCTTCAAAAGGTCGCCCTGGTTTAAATATGGCTTGGAAACGCTTCGCTTTTTCCCCCACAACGATCATCCAGATTATATCAGTGGGTGCAACTGGCTGGCTGGGCAAAACGTGCCTGTTACTGGACCGGGAAGTATTCGAGAACTCGCTCGTGGAACAACAAACATTAATCCCAAGCTTCTTCCGAACATGCCAAAGGTGCGCGATACTGCCGAAATTTATGTATTCCATCTTGCCGTAGTAAATCAGATCGCCCAGGCGCTCGGATACCAAGGGTTACTGATCGTTCTCGACGAGGCTGAGCATGTCCGTGGCTACAGTGTAAGGCGCAAGGAGAGGGCTAACAACTTCTTCGATATGTTGGCTCGCGCAGCCCATCCCCCGTTGGAAGATAAGAGTGAAATTCCTATTTTGAACGATCACGGATTCGAGCTCCCTCGATACTGGGAGAGTGGTCCCCATTTTGCCCTCTATATTGGCCTCACGGAGGCGGATACCTTCGCGCATTCATTTCTCTCCTTGAGGGATGCATGCGCCTTCCTCCACAATGAGAGGGACATGGTATTACTTCATCCGCCCACCCCAGAGGATTACCAGATGTGGTGCTATTCACTCTACGAAAGGATGCATCGTCACTATCCCACCCAGATGGCTTTGCTGGAGGCGAAGGAAAACATCCGCAAGATTTCAGAAGTGTTGAGGCAAGAATTCGAAAGCCACCGGGAAAATGCCGTGATGCGAACTTGGGTGAAACTTGCATGTTTGATTCCAGCGGTGCTTTTTGCGGACAGAACAAGAACCGTGGAAGATGTTGTGGCTATTGTGACAAAGGCCGTAAACGAGCTCCTCGGCGGATTTTTGCCTTGGGAATAA
- a CDS encoding BREX system ATP-binding domain-containing protein has product MAVEISRANARQIRAKLMSAPVAPGSYAPFINAGTEKILSVLEQNYFCEDLAEGVSCFKYLEGDYGSGKTQFIQSLAERADHNQLVSAIVNIGVECPFNSPLAIFKSIMASFVPPRKHYLENLDDKGIEVLLRAWVVGRLCELGWNVGEEVPDMARRQVEQNFTRTWHGPPDQQMAYALMALGKRTLDWECGADESSTDRDLRSWVRGENVRSKALKEIYGLHEPARDETAFRRLKTVVKFLRTRLGFKGFFIAFDEGTRTSVFRRGSVKQKQAIENMLSMINENAEGEFGGVMFMYAATPDFRSDVIQNYQALNDRIGSVAFVPGRPMTPLIELQGLNSDAMIREIGIKLYGVFAKADGIELDDEVQLNNIDVLVEALKNLKYYEKVPPRDFVYNYCRLLDHQKLGEASLSPQDAEQFVKSHEIPETEDEE; this is encoded by the coding sequence ATGGCAGTCGAAATCAGCAGAGCAAACGCCAGACAGATTCGTGCAAAATTGATGAGTGCACCGGTCGCTCCTGGCTCGTATGCTCCCTTCATCAATGCCGGTACGGAAAAGATACTTTCCGTACTAGAGCAGAATTACTTCTGCGAAGATCTTGCTGAAGGAGTGTCGTGTTTTAAGTACCTCGAAGGGGATTACGGTAGCGGAAAAACACAGTTTATCCAAAGTCTGGCCGAAAGGGCTGATCACAACCAACTAGTATCCGCTATAGTGAACATTGGAGTGGAGTGTCCGTTTAATTCCCCACTTGCCATTTTCAAATCCATCATGGCTTCCTTCGTCCCACCTAGAAAACACTACCTCGAAAATCTTGATGACAAAGGCATTGAAGTCCTTCTCAGAGCATGGGTCGTCGGCAGGCTTTGCGAACTTGGCTGGAACGTCGGAGAGGAAGTGCCTGATATGGCACGCCGCCAAGTGGAGCAAAACTTCACCAGAACTTGGCACGGGCCGCCGGATCAGCAGATGGCTTATGCTCTGATGGCCTTGGGTAAAAGGACCCTTGACTGGGAGTGCGGTGCGGATGAATCTTCGACGGATCGAGACTTGAGATCCTGGGTTCGCGGAGAAAACGTCCGATCAAAAGCGCTTAAGGAAATTTATGGATTACACGAGCCTGCTCGTGACGAAACGGCCTTCAGACGACTCAAGACTGTCGTAAAGTTTTTGCGGACCCGACTCGGCTTCAAGGGGTTTTTCATCGCCTTTGACGAAGGGACGAGGACCTCAGTCTTCCGGCGCGGAAGCGTGAAACAAAAACAGGCCATTGAAAACATGCTCAGCATGATCAATGAGAACGCCGAAGGAGAATTCGGCGGCGTCATGTTCATGTATGCAGCAACACCTGACTTTAGGAGCGACGTAATCCAAAATTATCAGGCCCTCAACGATAGGATCGGGTCCGTAGCATTTGTTCCAGGGCGGCCGATGACCCCCTTAATCGAACTGCAAGGGCTAAACTCAGACGCGATGATCCGCGAAATCGGCATAAAACTGTATGGAGTTTTTGCCAAGGCAGATGGAATTGAGTTGGATGACGAAGTACAGTTAAACAATATCGATGTGCTGGTGGAGGCGCTAAAAAACCTGAAATATTATGAAAAAGTGCCTCCACGTGATTTCGTCTACAATTACTGTCGCCTTTTGGACCATCAAAAACTTGGCGAGGCATCCCTAAGCCCTCAAGATGCAGAGCAGTTCGTTAAATCCCATGAAATTCCGGAAACGGAGGATGAGGAATGA